From the Ictalurus furcatus strain D&B chromosome 19, Billie_1.0, whole genome shotgun sequence genome, one window contains:
- the rad51ap1 gene encoding RAD51-associated protein 1 isoform X2: MERPSRNKKAISYSDFLDDDDDEDFATAPPNKKARASVKECQQDKPRKNETIDSTAKARKERVSLDDKLYERDLETALILSQLQSAGTFGQPPSNSLDGKSERCEDVPPVLTHFSVDGSCFDDKKPSSHASEESPPVLSNCSVDVTCLGLDQISSDQTPSSAICTKRKPQKAPEQQQCASRDVKENKEDEDYRPQNTPESDSEFSDLDESEDEEYTVKRKREKTKKAKSERKTSPKAVKKEKKQTKQAKTKPQSRGKNTAVGSPGVRNPAAAQPLSALNRTPTTPPVSKSALHTSPAEGRMPKWTPPGLLGRSPSSCQSPAMKSPGLGLRLGLSRLARVKPLHPNAEAH; the protein is encoded by the exons ATGGAGCGGCCATCTAG GAATAAGAAAGCCATCAGTTATTCAGACTTcttggatgatgatgatg ATGAGGACTTTGCCACAGCCCCACCGAACAAAAAAGCTCGAGCTTCTGTTAAGGAATGTCAGCAAGACAAGCCCAGGAAAAATGAAACGATTGATTCAACAGCTAAAGCACGCAAAGAGAG AGTGTCTCTGGATGATAAACTGTATGAGAGAGATTTAGAAACtgctctcattctgtctcagcTCCAGTCTGCGGGGACGTTTGGACAGCCACCTAGCAATAGTCTAG ATGGAAAGTCAGAACGCTGTGAAGATGTACCTCCAGTGCTGACACACTTCAGTGTAGATGGCAGCTGCTTTG ACGATAAAAAGCCTTCAAGCCACGCTTCTGAGGAATCGCCCCCTGTGCTGTCAAACTGTAGCGTGGACGTCACCTGCTTGG GATTAGATCAGATCAGCAGCGATCAGACGCCCTCATCTGCCATATGCACTAAGAGAAAGCCCCAAAAAGCGCCCGAGCAACAGCAGTGTGCTTCACGGGACGTGAAGGAGAACAAAGAGGACGAAGACTACAGACCTCAGAACACACCCG AGAGTGACTCCGAGTTCAGTGACCTGGACGAGAGTGAGGATGAAGAATACACAGtgaagagaaagcgagagaaaaCGAAAAAGGctaagagcgagagaaagacatCCCCCAAAGCTGTtaagaaagagaagaagcaaACGAAACAGGCTAAAACCAAACCGCAGTCCAGAG GTAAAAACACAGCAGTCGGTAGTCCAGGAGTCAGGAATCCAGCTGCTGCTCAACCCCTCTCCGCACTGAACAGAACTCCCACCACTCCTCCTGTGTCTAAATCCGCCCTCCATACCAGTCCCGCCGAGGGCAGAATGCCCAAGTGGACTCCTCCTG GTCTGCTAGGAAGGAGCCCTAGCTCATGTCAGAGTCCTGCCATGAAGTCGCCTGGACTTGGTCTACGATTAGGACTGTCCCGCCTGGCTCGAGTAAAACCCCTGCATCCCAATGCAGAAGCACATTAG
- the atp6v1e1b gene encoding V-type proton ATPase subunit E 1, with amino-acid sequence MALSDADVQKQIKHMMAFIEQEANEKAEEIDAKAEEEFNIEKGRLVQTQRLKIMEYYEKKEKQIEQQKKIQMSNLMNQARLKVLKARDNMISDMLNDARQRLANVARDPTRYSALMDGLVLQGFYQLLEPKVMIRCRKQDLALVQAAVQKNIPIYKAAVKNNLEVRIDQDNFLSPDTSGGIEIYNSDGKIKVSNTLESRLDLLAQQMMPEIRVALFGANQNRKFMD; translated from the exons ATGGCGCTCAGCGACGCGGACGTCCAGAAGCAG ATCAAGCACATGATGGCTTTCATCGAGCAGGAGGCCAATGAAAAAGCAGAGGAAATCGATGCCAAG GCAGAAGAAGAGTTTAACATTGAGAAGGGTCGCTTGGTGCAGACTCAGAGGCTGAAGATCATGGAGTACtatgaaaagaaggaaaaacaaattgagcagcagaagaaaat TCAGATGTCAAACTTGATGAACCAGGCCAGATTGAAGGTGCTGAAGGCTCGTGATAACATGATCTCG gacatgCTAAACGATGCACGTCAGCGCCTGGCTAACGTAGCCAGAGATCCAACCCGGTACTCAGCCCTGATGGACGGACTGGTGCTACAG ggtTTTTATCAGCTACTTGAACCCAAAGTGATGATCCGTTGCCGCAAGCAGGACTTGGCCTTGGTGCAG GCTGCCGtgcagaaaaacatccccatCTACAAAGCAGCCGTGAAGAACAATCTTGAAGTGCGGATTGACCAAGACAACTTCCTCTCTCCAGACAC CTCGGGTGGGATTGAGATCTATAATTCAGATGGCAAGATTAAGGTGTCGAACACTCTGGAGAGCAGGCTGGACCTTTTGGCACAGCAG ATGATGCCTGAAATCCGAGTTGCCCTGTTTGGTGCGAATCAGAACCGCAAATTCATGGATTAA
- the ada2b gene encoding adenosine deaminase 2-A has product MKGAVISRTMKRFDYISCGTTALLTMLIVTSVKESKCIPDPHQRELLLQEEASRQIGGRVELSAAERRLDSSLRKLKEQEITARQFPPAMHFFKAKPFIQKSPVFKLLQKMPKGAILHIHSSALVSVDWLVMNVTYRPHCYVCFTWTGRAQFVFSALRPLRRLSCSRWNLLENLRATISDVPAFDKSLMRNLTLFTEDPDVAYPTQDDVWNQFEQIFASISGLITYAPVFKDYLYQGLLQLYNDNILYLELRAGLSKMYELDGTIHDIEWSIQTYKNVTEQFKLERRDFMGIRLIVSVHRSQNLSTVKKAVKDTIEMQKRYPEIIAGFDLVGREDGGNSIYYFRDALSVPAEVKAKLSYFFHAGETDLYGTDVDRNILDALLFNTTRIGHGFALAHHPLAKELSRKMGVPVEVCPISNQVLKLVSDLRNHPAAVLMSEGHPMVVSSDDPTLFGTAGLTYDFYEAFVGLGGLSAGVGMLKELAMNSIRYSSLPPVLKDKAMALWQQKWNKFISQNSA; this is encoded by the exons ATGAAAGGTGCTGTCATTTCAAGG ACCATGAAGAGATTTGACTATATATCCTGCGGTACTACAGCTCTGTTGACGATGCTGATCGTAACCTCCGTGAAAGAGAGCAAATGTATACCAGACCCTCATCAGAGAGAGCTTTTACTCCAAGAGGAAGCCTCCAGGCAGATCGGTGGCAGAGTGGAGCTCAGTGCAGCAGAGCGTCGGCTTGACTCCTCCTTGCGTAAACTGAAAGAGCAGGAGATAACGGCTCGACAGTTCCCTCCAGCTATGCACTTCTTTAAAGCAAAGCCCTTCATCCAAAAGAGTCCTGTGTTTAAACTACTTCAAAAAATGCCAAAAG GTGCTATCCTACACATACACAGCTCTGCTCTGGTAAGCGTGGATTGGCTCGTGATGAACGTAACATATCGGCCTCACTGCTATGTTTGCTTCACATGGACGGGCCGCGCGCAGTTTGTATTCTCGGCACTGCGGCCACTCAGACGTTTGAGTTGCTCTCGATGGAACCTGTTGGAGAACCTGAGGGCCACCATCAGTGATGTACCTGCTTTTGACAAGAG TTTGATGCGGAACCTCACGCTGTTCACCGAGGACCCCGATGTGGCATACCCGACCCAGGATGACGTGTGGAATCAGTTTGAGCAAATATTTGCCTCAATCTCCGGGCTGATCACCTATGCACCTGTTTTTAAAGATTACCTCTACCAAGGCCTCCTACAACTCTACAATGATAATATCTTGTATTTGGAGCTGAGGGCTGGCCTGTCCAAG ATGTATGAACTTGATGGCACCATCCATGACATAGAATGGTCGATCCAAACCTACAAAAATGTAACTGAGCAATTCAAATTGGAGCGTCGAGATTTCATGGGGATTCGATTAATTGTATCTGTCCATAG GTCACAGAATTTGTCGACTGTCAAAAAAGCAGTAAAAGACACCATCGAGATGCAAAAACGATATCCTGAGATCATCGCTGGCTTTGATCTG GTTGGGCGTGAGGACGGAGGAAATTCCATCTATTATTTCCGAGATGCTCTATCAGTTCCTGCTGAGGTTAAAGCGAAACTTTCCTACTTTTTCCATGCAGGCGAGACTG ACTTATACGGCACAGATGTAGACAGGAACATTCTGGATGCTCTGTTGTTCAACACTACGCGTATCGGGCATGGTTTTGCCCTGGCACACCATCCCCTGGCAAAAGAGCTCTCCAGAAAAATGGGCGTGCCAGTGGAAGTATGTCCTATATCCAACCAG GTGCTAAAGCTGGTCTCAGATCTGCGAAATCACCCCGCTGCAGTGTTAATGTCAGAGGGACATCCCATGGTGGTGAGCTCCGATGATCCGACCTTGTTTGGCACTGCTGGACTCACCTACGATTTCTACGAAGCCTTTGTAGGACTCGGAGGTCTGAGTGCCGGTGTAGGCATGCTGAAGGAGTTGGCAATGAATTCGATCAG GTACAGTTCCTTGCCACCAGTGCTTAAGGATAAGGCCATGGCCTTATGGCAGCAAAAATGGAACAAATTTATATCACAGAATTCAGCATAG
- the ccdc167 gene encoding coiled-coil domain-containing protein 167 — MTKAKNIKKEKISVATEIDHIEEQRLKCQDGLERAEFRRRREQLSDEDKQALEDEMAIMNERIQKYEKELADLRGENRRNMVLSVALFAISALFYYAFVY; from the exons ATGACAAAGGCAAAgaatattaaaaaggaaaagattAGTGTTGCGACTGAG aTTGACCATATTGAGGAGCAGCGATTGAAGTGTCAGGATGGTCTGGAGAGGGCAGAATTCAGACGTCGGCGCGAGCAACTGTCGGACGAAGACAA ACAGGCCCTCGAGGATGAAATGGCGATCATGAACGAGAGGATACAGAAatatg AGAAGGAGCTTGCCGATTTGCGAGGAGAGAACAGGAGGAACATGGTGCTCTCTGTAGCACTGTTCGCCATCAGCGCTCTTTTCTATTATGCCTTTGTTTACTGA
- the fgf23 gene encoding fibroblast growth factor 23, whose product MMREAVRALVALWLWTLHGCRNSEAAPNLSSPLQSSNWGNPRRYVHLRTSTELNNFYLEISLTGHVRKTTHRGSYSVLLLKAESRDQIAILGVKSNRFLCMDAQGNLFTSTVCHGNDCLFHHKLLENHRDVYYSPRSGILLDLDGVKQVYSAGRNLPQTSLFLSEKSTVPLERLQHRERRDRQAEAPDSQRARAHAFLAEESDSRAARDDDVDVERPEEHKSSRETHASPNDDDPWDVEHVRSPGSPRMSGTVG is encoded by the exons ATGATGCGCGAAGCTGTGCGCGCTCTTGTGGCGCTGTGGCTCTGGACGCTTCATGGATGCAGAAATAGTGAAGCCGCTCCGAACCTTTCTTCACCGCTGCAAAGCTCCAACTGGGGCAACCCGCGGAGGTACGTGCACCTGCGCACCAGCACCGAGCTCAACAACTTCTACCTGGAGATCAGCCTGACTGGACACGTGCGCAAAACAACGCACCGGGGTTCATACA GTGTGTTGTTACTGAAAGCCGAGAGCAGGGACCAGATCGCAATACTTGGAGTGAAGAGTAACCGGTTCTTGTGCATGGACGCGCAGGGAAACCTTTTCACATCT acggTCTGCCACGGGAATGACTGCCTCTTCCATCACAAGCTCTTGGAGAACCACCGCGACGTGTACTACTCCCCCCGGAGCGGCATACTGCTGGATCTGGATGGTGTGAAGCAGGTGTACTCAGCGGGCCGCAATCTGCCGCAGACGTCCCTCTTCCTGTCCGAGAAGAGCACGGTTCCGCTGGAGCGCCTGCAGCACCGGGAGCGACGGGACCGCCAGGCTGAGGCGCCCGACTCGCAGCGCGCACGCGCGCACGCCTTTCTCGCAGAGGAGTCGGACTCGCGCGCTGCCCGCGACGACGACGTCGACGTGGAGCGCCCGGAGGAGCACAAGAGCTCGCGGGAAACTCACGCATCGCCGAACGACGACGACCCGTGGGACGTGGAGCACGTCAGGAGCCCCGGGAGTCCCCGGATGTCCGGGACAGTGGGATGA
- the rad51ap1 gene encoding RAD51-associated protein 1 isoform X1: protein MYVCMYVCVYEMSHRVFIVFVRNKKAISYSDFLDDDDDEDFATAPPNKKARASVKECQQDKPRKNETIDSTAKARKERVSLDDKLYERDLETALILSQLQSAGTFGQPPSNSLDGKSERCEDVPPVLTHFSVDGSCFDDKKPSSHASEESPPVLSNCSVDVTCLGLDQISSDQTPSSAICTKRKPQKAPEQQQCASRDVKENKEDEDYRPQNTPESDSEFSDLDESEDEEYTVKRKREKTKKAKSERKTSPKAVKKEKKQTKQAKTKPQSRGKNTAVGSPGVRNPAAAQPLSALNRTPTTPPVSKSALHTSPAEGRMPKWTPPGLLGRSPSSCQSPAMKSPGLGLRLGLSRLARVKPLHPNAEAH, encoded by the exons atgtatgtatgtatgtatgtgtgtgtttatgaaatgAGTCATCGTGTGTTCATTGTGTTTGTCAGGAATAAGAAAGCCATCAGTTATTCAGACTTcttggatgatgatgatg ATGAGGACTTTGCCACAGCCCCACCGAACAAAAAAGCTCGAGCTTCTGTTAAGGAATGTCAGCAAGACAAGCCCAGGAAAAATGAAACGATTGATTCAACAGCTAAAGCACGCAAAGAGAG AGTGTCTCTGGATGATAAACTGTATGAGAGAGATTTAGAAACtgctctcattctgtctcagcTCCAGTCTGCGGGGACGTTTGGACAGCCACCTAGCAATAGTCTAG ATGGAAAGTCAGAACGCTGTGAAGATGTACCTCCAGTGCTGACACACTTCAGTGTAGATGGCAGCTGCTTTG ACGATAAAAAGCCTTCAAGCCACGCTTCTGAGGAATCGCCCCCTGTGCTGTCAAACTGTAGCGTGGACGTCACCTGCTTGG GATTAGATCAGATCAGCAGCGATCAGACGCCCTCATCTGCCATATGCACTAAGAGAAAGCCCCAAAAAGCGCCCGAGCAACAGCAGTGTGCTTCACGGGACGTGAAGGAGAACAAAGAGGACGAAGACTACAGACCTCAGAACACACCCG AGAGTGACTCCGAGTTCAGTGACCTGGACGAGAGTGAGGATGAAGAATACACAGtgaagagaaagcgagagaaaaCGAAAAAGGctaagagcgagagaaagacatCCCCCAAAGCTGTtaagaaagagaagaagcaaACGAAACAGGCTAAAACCAAACCGCAGTCCAGAG GTAAAAACACAGCAGTCGGTAGTCCAGGAGTCAGGAATCCAGCTGCTGCTCAACCCCTCTCCGCACTGAACAGAACTCCCACCACTCCTCCTGTGTCTAAATCCGCCCTCCATACCAGTCCCGCCGAGGGCAGAATGCCCAAGTGGACTCCTCCTG GTCTGCTAGGAAGGAGCCCTAGCTCATGTCAGAGTCCTGCCATGAAGTCGCCTGGACTTGGTCTACGATTAGGACTGTCCCGCCTGGCTCGAGTAAAACCCCTGCATCCCAATGCAGAAGCACATTAG